The Pseudalkalibacillus hwajinpoensis nucleotide sequence CTACTTTGGACGAGCCAGAACACGGTTTATCTGAAGAAGTGCTAAATGGTACTGATGTGCTTCTGTGGTGGGGACATATCGCGCATGAAGAAGTGTCTGATGAAATTGTGAACCGCGTTCATCAACGAGTTCTTGATGGGATGGGGCTTATCGTCCTTCATTCTGGTCACTTTTCTAAAATTTTCAAGAAGCTAATGGGGACAGGCTGCGATTTGAAATGGCGTGAAGCGGATGAGAAAGAGAGAATGTGGATTGTAGATCCAACCCATCCGATTGCGGAGGGACTTGGTGAGAAAATTGAGCTTGAGAGAGAAGAAATGTATGGCGAGCATTTTGATATCCCAGCACCAGATGAACTTGTGTTTGTAAGCTGGTTTGAAGGCGGAGAAGTTTTCAGAAGCGGTTGTACATATAAGAGGGGACAAGGAAAGGTCTTCTATTTCAGACCTGGTCATGAGACATATCCAACCTATTATAATAAAGAGATCCAGCAGGTTATGAAAAATGCTGTAGCCTGGGCTAAACCGACGACGATACCAAAACCAGTCTATGGAAATGCAAAACCGCTAGAAACCATCGCGTCTAAATAAGAGATTGATTGAGGAGGAGAAACCATGAATGAATTAAAAATTGGTGTTATCGGATGTGGGAGTATTGCGAAACACCGCCATTTACCAGAATACGCGGCAAACACACAAATAAAAATTGCTGCTGTGTGCGATATTGTGAAAACAAGAGCAGATGAAACAGCGGTTCTTTACGGAGCAAAGTCCTATGAAAGCTATGAGGAGCTATTGCAAAATAGTGAGATTGATGCTGTAAGTGTTTGTACGCCAAACTACCTTCATGCCCCGATTTCTATTGCTGCATTAAAAGCAGGAAAGCATGTTCTTTGCGAAAAGCCAATGGCAACGTCACGTGCAGATGCAGAAGAGATGATTGAGGCGGCTCGCACAAGTGGGAAAAAGTTAATGATTGCTCACAATCAACGCTTCGTTCCTTCCCACGCAAAGGCGAGAGATATTCTAGCAAGCGGTGAAATTGGCAAAGTGTATAGCTTTAGAACAGCTTTTGGACATCCTGGACCTGAAGGTTGGAGTGTGGATGGGAAAGATAGCTGGTTCTTCGAGAAAGAGAAAGCATTTATTGGAGCAATGGGAGATCTTGGTGTGCATAAGACCGATCTTATCCGCTATTTATTAAATGAAGAGATCGTAGAGGTAGGCTCGTTTGTTGAAACAAGTGCGAAGGAGTTTGCTACAGTTGATGATAATGCAGTGTGTATTTTAAAATCTGAAAGCGGTATTATTGGAACGCTAGCTGCAAGCTGGGCTTATACAGCGAGTGAAGATAATTCAACGATTATCTATGGCGAAAAAGCGATTCTTAGACTTGAAGACGATCCAGTGAATTCGCTTGTGGTTCAGTATCAGACAGGTGAAGTGGTGAAATATGAGCTTGGTGGTATTCAAACAAATGATAGCGGCGGCCAATCGAGTTCACAGGTTATCGACAAGTTCGTAGATAGCATTGTGTCGGATAGAGACGTTCCTGTAAGCGGTATGGAAGGGATGAATTCTCTTCAAGTGGTTCTCGCAGCACTAGAATCAAATGAAACGAAGAAAATCGTTAACC carries:
- a CDS encoding ThuA domain-containing protein; this translates as MLNVTVWNENRHEQSSEEVRRVYPNGIHGAIAEFLKEDFEVRTATLDEPEHGLSEEVLNGTDVLLWWGHIAHEEVSDEIVNRVHQRVLDGMGLIVLHSGHFSKIFKKLMGTGCDLKWREADEKERMWIVDPTHPIAEGLGEKIELEREEMYGEHFDIPAPDELVFVSWFEGGEVFRSGCTYKRGQGKVFYFRPGHETYPTYYNKEIQQVMKNAVAWAKPTTIPKPVYGNAKPLETIASK
- a CDS encoding Gfo/Idh/MocA family protein, translated to MNELKIGVIGCGSIAKHRHLPEYAANTQIKIAAVCDIVKTRADETAVLYGAKSYESYEELLQNSEIDAVSVCTPNYLHAPISIAALKAGKHVLCEKPMATSRADAEEMIEAARTSGKKLMIAHNQRFVPSHAKARDILASGEIGKVYSFRTAFGHPGPEGWSVDGKDSWFFEKEKAFIGAMGDLGVHKTDLIRYLLNEEIVEVGSFVETSAKEFATVDDNAVCILKSESGIIGTLAASWAYTASEDNSTIIYGEKAILRLEDDPVNSLVVQYQTGEVVKYELGGIQTNDSGGQSSSQVIDKFVDSIVSDRDVPVSGMEGMNSLQVVLAALESNETKKIVNLR